One window of the Halonatronomonas betaini genome contains the following:
- a CDS encoding NifU family protein — protein MDKEKVQDVLDQIRPGLQADGGDVELVAVEDDGTVKVRLTGACAGCPMSTMTLKNGIERALKDHIPEVKEVVQA, from the coding sequence ATGGATAAAGAAAAAGTACAAGATGTATTAGATCAAATAAGACCTGGTCTTCAAGCTGACGGCGGTGATGTCGAGCTAGTTGCCGTTGAAGATGACGGTACAGTTAAAGTAAGATTAACAGGCGCCTGTGCCGGTTGCCCGATGTCCACAATGACTTTAAAGAATGGCATCGAAAGAGCATTAAAAGATCACATTCCAGAAGTAAAAGAAGTAGTACAGGCTTAA
- a CDS encoding YlbF family regulator produces the protein MSVYNLSHRLAKAIKDSDEYKNFKEAREEIKQKDKSIDILKEYQNLAWKINYFESQDKDVPEEDQNRIEELQNLVQMNNHVKKYLEARARFSTMINDIEDILFGDLEIGLDLEDDEEEDE, from the coding sequence ATGTCAGTATATAATTTGAGTCACAGGTTGGCCAAGGCTATTAAAGATTCCGATGAATATAAAAATTTCAAAGAAGCTAGAGAGGAAATTAAACAGAAAGATAAGAGTATTGATATTTTAAAAGAGTATCAAAATTTAGCCTGGAAGATAAACTATTTTGAATCTCAGGATAAGGACGTTCCAGAAGAGGATCAAAATAGAATTGAAGAATTGCAGAACCTTGTACAGATGAATAATCATGTTAAAAAGTATTTGGAGGCTAGAGCTAGATTTAGTACAATGATCAATGACATTGAAGATATACTATTTGGTGATTTAGAGATTGGGCTTGATCTTGAAGATGATGAAGAAGAGGATGAATAA